From a single Shewanella donghaensis genomic region:
- a CDS encoding family 20 glycosylhydrolase, which yields MKKTIIASALLLSLGVAGCKHASQQPLNNDANPDINSRTDAELISQANSNKWTQLSLQQFGQDLNVTYRMVSNVPEESCLPEQTDQRCFIAEIDLTSSINITGSDWTIFYSQMRPVQDVLNPEFAITRVQGDLHKITPTEQFSGFSEGVTKTIGFRGELWQLSETDPMPNYYIVVDGLDPVVITSTQIAVDVETGMEVRPYVEAFTDEKKHYRRTPTDNLAWSRSDKLFEANQSLKDDSSAVINRIIPTPLNIQVSSENTPVSLSNGIKVIYNQVESNDVAAALSRLVRLGVKQTDSGIPLKLIKTDNDAAIGAYQLEITRDSINITAANSAGFSYGLSSLSSLIDTQTLALNTMTVDDAPRYDFRGMHIDVARNFHSKQLILDLIEQMAAYKLNKLHLHMADDEAWRLEIDGLPELTDIGSKRCHDLSETTCLIPQLGSGPFADASVNGFYSKADYIEILQYATARQIEVIPSMDMPGHSRAAIKSMDARYRKFIEAGDSKAANEYLLADANDKTVYSSVQYYDDNTLNVCLESTYHFVDKVIDEIAKLHKQAGHPLHRYHIGADETAGAWKQSPQCIDFVANNDQGVNSIDDLGAYFIERLANMLDKKGIEPAGWSDGMSHTNPDNMPKKSQSNIWDVISHNGFLRAHKQANLGWDTVLSNPEVLYFDFPYEADPKEHGYYWASRALNSQRIFSFMADNLPANAEQWNDIENNPFTADDTIKKDEQGRVVSEPLQQGKGFSGIQGQIWSETIRSEQVAEYMMFPRVLMLAEKAWHKAKWEVPYQYQGAVYSSETNYFTGEMRLEQQQQWNSIANTLGHKELAKLDIAGIEYRIPTVGTKIVDGLLHANIAFPGLRIEYRVLHNTKTSASSNSAEWIEYQQPVKVEGKIEIRAISPSGDRKGRSLTL from the coding sequence ATGAAAAAGACCATTATTGCATCAGCGTTACTTCTGTCTTTGGGTGTTGCAGGTTGTAAACACGCTTCTCAACAACCGCTAAATAATGACGCCAACCCTGATATTAATTCTAGAACAGATGCTGAATTAATCTCCCAAGCGAATTCTAATAAATGGACACAATTATCACTCCAGCAATTTGGGCAAGATTTAAATGTAACTTATCGAATGGTCAGCAACGTACCAGAAGAAAGTTGCTTACCAGAACAAACTGACCAACGTTGTTTTATTGCTGAAATTGACTTAACCAGTTCAATCAATATAACGGGATCTGACTGGACTATATTTTATAGTCAGATGCGTCCCGTTCAGGACGTGCTTAATCCAGAGTTCGCGATCACGCGAGTTCAAGGTGACTTACATAAAATCACCCCCACTGAACAATTTAGCGGTTTTAGTGAAGGCGTCACGAAAACGATTGGATTTAGAGGCGAGTTGTGGCAGTTATCTGAAACCGACCCAATGCCAAATTATTACATCGTGGTTGATGGGCTTGATCCTGTTGTTATCACAAGTACACAAATAGCCGTAGACGTTGAAACAGGAATGGAAGTGAGACCTTATGTCGAAGCTTTCACTGATGAAAAAAAGCATTATCGCAGAACGCCAACTGATAACTTAGCGTGGAGTCGCAGTGACAAATTGTTTGAAGCAAATCAGTCTCTCAAGGACGATAGCTCTGCAGTGATTAATCGTATAATTCCAACGCCATTAAATATTCAAGTATCATCTGAGAATACGCCAGTAAGCTTGAGCAATGGTATTAAGGTTATCTACAACCAAGTTGAATCAAATGATGTCGCGGCGGCTTTATCAAGGCTTGTGAGGTTAGGCGTTAAGCAAACTGACTCAGGCATTCCGCTGAAGTTAATTAAAACTGATAATGACGCTGCCATAGGTGCTTACCAGCTAGAAATTACTCGAGATAGTATTAATATCACAGCGGCTAATAGTGCTGGATTCTCATATGGCTTATCTTCTCTTTCGTCACTAATCGATACGCAAACATTGGCGTTAAATACTATGACTGTTGATGATGCCCCGCGTTATGACTTTCGTGGTATGCATATTGATGTTGCGCGTAATTTTCATAGTAAGCAGCTTATTTTAGATTTAATCGAGCAAATGGCCGCTTACAAGCTTAATAAATTACATTTGCACATGGCAGATGATGAAGCTTGGCGCTTAGAAATTGATGGCTTGCCAGAACTTACTGATATCGGCAGCAAGCGTTGTCACGATTTGAGTGAAACAACATGTTTGATCCCGCAACTTGGTAGTGGACCATTTGCAGATGCCAGTGTTAATGGTTTTTACAGTAAAGCTGATTATATTGAGATTTTACAATATGCCACAGCACGTCAAATTGAAGTCATTCCATCAATGGATATGCCAGGTCATTCACGTGCAGCAATAAAGTCAATGGACGCACGATACCGTAAGTTCATTGAGGCGGGTGATAGTAAAGCGGCTAATGAATATTTGCTTGCAGATGCTAATGATAAAACGGTGTATTCGTCAGTCCAATATTACGATGACAACACGCTTAACGTTTGTTTAGAGTCGACATATCATTTTGTTGATAAAGTGATTGATGAGATAGCAAAGCTGCACAAACAAGCGGGTCATCCTCTACATCGATACCATATCGGCGCGGATGAAACAGCGGGTGCATGGAAGCAATCACCTCAATGCATTGATTTTGTCGCCAATAATGACCAAGGCGTTAATTCAATTGATGACTTAGGCGCTTACTTTATCGAACGTTTAGCCAATATGCTTGATAAAAAAGGCATAGAGCCAGCGGGTTGGAGTGATGGTATGAGCCATACTAACCCTGACAATATGCCTAAAAAATCTCAGTCAAATATCTGGGATGTGATTTCTCATAATGGCTTCCTAAGAGCGCACAAGCAGGCCAACCTCGGTTGGGATACCGTGCTTTCAAATCCAGAAGTTCTATATTTTGATTTCCCTTATGAAGCTGATCCTAAAGAGCATGGTTATTACTGGGCGTCTCGTGCATTGAATAGTCAAAGAATCTTTAGTTTTATGGCCGACAATTTGCCTGCTAATGCTGAGCAATGGAATGATATAGAAAATAACCCTTTCACCGCTGACGATACCATTAAGAAAGATGAACAAGGGCGAGTGGTGTCAGAACCTTTACAACAAGGTAAAGGTTTTAGCGGTATTCAAGGTCAAATTTGGAGTGAAACTATTCGTAGTGAGCAAGTCGCTGAATACATGATGTTCCCAAGGGTATTAATGTTGGCAGAAAAAGCTTGGCATAAAGCTAAGTGGGAAGTGCCATATCAGTACCAAGGTGCAGTTTATAGTAGTGAGACAAACTATTTTACAGGCGAAATGAGGCTTGAGCAGCAGCAACAATGGAATAGCATTGCCAATACTTTGGGCCATAAAGAACTGGCTAAACTTGATATTGCAGGAATTGAATATCGTATTCCGACAGTGGGGACTAAAATCGTGGATGGTTTATTACACGCCAATATTGCTTTCCCTGGTTTGAGAATTGAGTACCGAGTACTGCATAACACTAAAACTAGCGCATCAAGCAATTCAGCTGAATGGATTGAATATCAACAGCCTGTAAAAGTAGAAGGTAAAATAGAGATAAGAGCGATATCTCCGTCAGGAGATCGTAAAGGGCGCTCACTCACTTTATAG
- a CDS encoding SapC family protein, with protein MSNQITLLEQAKHGDLKITPSTFGHVADQHIVPVTLHEIGRASTEYPIVFVKNADSGEFQAVAMLGLKPGQNLSVKDDKWQGLYIPAVVRDYPLGLVLNPDVKDKVWIGIREGAAEVSKEDGQALFEGDKESAYLESRKKALIAHFEQDQASRNILGFLAEKELLTTQTLTVDVAGEKRNINGLYLIDEPKLNELSDEDYLELRKRGLLGPIYGHLASLNQVNRLARTEVMSKA; from the coding sequence ATGTCTAACCAAATTACGTTACTTGAGCAAGCGAAACACGGTGATTTAAAAATCACTCCATCAACTTTTGGTCATGTTGCTGACCAACACATTGTTCCAGTAACTTTGCACGAAATTGGTCGTGCTTCCACTGAATACCCGATTGTATTCGTTAAAAATGCTGATAGTGGTGAATTCCAAGCTGTTGCTATGCTAGGCCTTAAGCCTGGCCAAAACTTAAGCGTTAAAGACGACAAATGGCAAGGGCTTTATATTCCTGCTGTTGTGCGTGATTACCCACTTGGTCTTGTATTAAATCCAGATGTTAAAGATAAAGTTTGGATTGGTATTCGTGAAGGCGCAGCTGAAGTGAGTAAAGAAGATGGCCAAGCGTTATTCGAAGGTGACAAAGAGTCTGCTTACCTAGAAAGCCGCAAGAAAGCACTGATCGCGCATTTTGAACAAGATCAAGCAAGCCGCAACATTCTTGGCTTTTTAGCTGAAAAAGAATTGTTAACCACACAAACGTTAACCGTTGATGTTGCTGGTGAGAAACGTAACATCAATGGTTTATACCTAATTGATGAGCCTAAGCTAAACGAGTTATCTGATGAAGATTACTTAGAGCTTAGAAAACGTGGTTTACTAGGTCCAATTTATGGTCACTTAGCATCGCTAAACCAAGTAAACCGTTTAGCACGTACTGAAGTTATGTCTAAGGCATAA
- a CDS encoding tryptophan halogenase family protein, whose protein sequence is MNVSKIVIIGGGTAGWLAANHIGKAVQSLPGVEGVTVTLIESPDIPPIGVGEGTVPAIRQSLQSFGISETDFIRECDATFKQSIKFCNWLDKTNHGANNSYHHLFDVPSPLGDDLTSLWSQSHKDKPYSSIVSPQHYICEALKAPKLITTPEYKGSVSYAYHLNAAKFAKLLSKNAINKYAVKHLKANVLDANVDGVGNLTALKTDKLGELAFDFYIDCSGFESILLAKKMAVPFVDKSHQLLVNKAIVAQVPIPRTQAIPPYTIATAHQAGWIWDIALPDRRGTGFVYSDNHMSSLEAEQKFNHYLGGKLDQVPYREIPMKVGYREKFWHHNCLALGLAQGFLEPIEATSILLTDFAAGYLAKRLPQTLEQMPSLATRFNDTMTYAWERVVEFAKMHYCISDRTDSDFWLDNRKEETIPESLKQKLQLWQDYYPITDDLFSRFEVFNIDNYLYVLYGMQYNTRNQMLNDAYLGRAQKQAEQIKRIGENLTAELPEHRELLNKIYQYGLQKV, encoded by the coding sequence ATGAACGTGAGTAAGATTGTTATTATTGGTGGCGGTACAGCGGGCTGGTTAGCGGCTAACCATATTGGTAAGGCGGTACAATCATTACCGGGTGTCGAGGGTGTAACAGTCACGTTAATCGAATCTCCTGACATTCCCCCTATCGGTGTTGGTGAGGGCACCGTTCCTGCGATTAGGCAGTCATTACAAAGTTTTGGCATCAGTGAAACCGACTTTATCCGTGAATGTGACGCTACTTTCAAGCAATCAATTAAGTTTTGTAATTGGCTAGATAAAACTAACCATGGCGCTAATAACAGCTATCACCACTTGTTTGATGTTCCTAGTCCTCTGGGTGATGACTTAACTTCACTATGGTCACAGTCGCACAAAGATAAACCTTACAGCTCAATCGTGTCTCCTCAGCATTATATTTGTGAAGCGTTAAAAGCCCCTAAGTTGATAACCACGCCAGAGTACAAAGGATCAGTTAGCTACGCCTATCATTTGAATGCTGCAAAATTTGCCAAATTACTGTCTAAAAATGCAATAAATAAATATGCAGTAAAACATTTAAAGGCTAATGTGCTCGATGCTAATGTCGATGGCGTTGGTAATCTAACCGCGCTGAAGACTGATAAACTTGGTGAGTTAGCGTTTGATTTTTATATCGATTGCAGTGGCTTTGAATCAATTTTATTAGCTAAGAAAATGGCAGTTCCCTTTGTCGATAAATCACATCAACTATTAGTGAATAAAGCTATCGTTGCTCAAGTGCCAATTCCCAGAACTCAAGCTATTCCCCCATATACCATCGCAACAGCGCATCAAGCAGGTTGGATTTGGGATATTGCTTTACCAGATCGCAGAGGAACGGGGTTTGTCTATTCCGACAACCATATGTCGAGTTTAGAAGCTGAACAAAAATTCAATCACTACCTAGGTGGCAAACTAGATCAGGTTCCATATCGCGAGATTCCGATGAAAGTCGGTTATCGAGAAAAGTTTTGGCACCACAACTGTTTAGCCCTTGGCTTAGCACAAGGTTTTTTAGAGCCCATAGAGGCTACATCTATTTTGTTAACCGACTTCGCAGCAGGCTATTTAGCTAAACGCTTACCGCAAACTCTGGAGCAAATGCCATCCTTAGCCACAAGGTTTAATGACACGATGACTTACGCTTGGGAGCGGGTCGTCGAGTTTGCAAAAATGCATTATTGTATTTCAGATCGCACAGACTCTGATTTTTGGCTTGATAACCGAAAAGAAGAAACCATACCCGAATCACTGAAACAAAAGCTGCAGTTATGGCAAGACTACTATCCAATTACAGATGATCTTTTTTCAAGGTTTGAGGTGTTTAATATCGATAACTATTTATATGTTTTATATGGAATGCAATATAACACCAGAAATCAGATGTTAAATGACGCTTATTTAGGGCGGGCTCAGAAGCAGGCTGAGCAAATTAAGCGTATTGGAGAAAACTTAACAGCTGAGTTACCAGAACATCGAGAGCTACTTAATAAGATCTATCAATACGGGCTTCAAAAGGTATAG
- a CDS encoding TonB-dependent receptor, with translation MRPINFKKNVLATNIAILLGSMVSVGAFAADAEATDENIEKIEVKGMRASMKASVNDKRFSNAVVDAVTAEDIGKFPDGDVGESLGRIPGVAVSRQFGQGQGVSIRGASSSLTRTLLNGHSVASTGWFDQQSIDRSFNYSLLPSEMVGGIEVYKSSQADLPEGGIGGTVIVKTRKPLDLDANSVFFSAKGDYGTISEETDPELSGLYSWKNENENFGFLLSAAVSETSYQRNGIESLVGWGDIVPTTFEQDRERTAINGALQYSPTDNLNFGLDFMSLDMQANNANTSLFVMFPDDKDEACEQRNSLGTCTFYRRDGNGANPGWAQTWARQASMDSNTYDFNFDYENDNFKVEGRIGNTKSEGGTELTSNYGFWLGEAADYAGTYDATGEVIKIDVANKNFTADDFGGQLSPAGWALKKQPNSDEETYAQLDFTIPTDLGAITAIKTGVRYADHDVSQETIPAIVSADVASKDASAYYNGQISSGAGYTLPKPDMDAMLKDAKAAIDGFSKEGTVYKSGYGTINEENLSLYLMANFEADGMRGNFGLRYISTDATSDYFALQADGSYADNLSTADASYSDVLPSVNIAFDVAPDVIIRTSASQVISRPNYADMFASSSLVGYQDGTAGNEVVNTGNISLEPFKATQADLGVEWYFSPDGLMGVSYFIKDVSSFVTSAQTLDESIGITDPDSGEDSWTVSSKKNGTGGQIQGIELQIQDGFDNGFGYSANYTFADSDASAENYPDEVSVFSDSSKHTVNLVGYYEMEDFSARVAYNWRSEYMMRELPGFYGNREHQDFGTLDLSASYNITDYLGITFEVVNLLEEDSVQLGVAPDDAEVKPELKGGYPAWSFEGEARYKLGLNLRF, from the coding sequence ATGCGACCTATTAATTTTAAGAAAAATGTTTTGGCAACTAACATTGCTATATTACTCGGCAGTATGGTTTCAGTTGGCGCATTTGCAGCCGATGCTGAAGCTACAGATGAAAATATCGAAAAAATTGAAGTTAAAGGCATGCGTGCCTCGATGAAGGCTTCAGTAAATGATAAACGTTTTTCTAACGCGGTAGTTGATGCCGTGACTGCTGAAGATATTGGTAAATTTCCTGATGGTGACGTGGGTGAGTCATTAGGACGTATACCGGGTGTAGCAGTGAGTCGTCAGTTTGGTCAGGGACAAGGTGTTTCGATTCGTGGTGCTTCAAGCAGCCTGACTCGTACATTATTAAACGGCCATTCAGTTGCTTCAACTGGTTGGTTTGACCAACAGTCAATCGACAGAAGCTTTAACTACAGTTTACTACCATCAGAAATGGTCGGTGGAATTGAAGTTTATAAATCGTCACAGGCTGATTTACCTGAAGGCGGAATCGGTGGCACTGTCATCGTTAAAACACGTAAACCATTAGATTTAGATGCTAATTCTGTATTCTTTAGCGCTAAAGGGGATTACGGTACTATTTCTGAAGAAACTGATCCTGAATTATCAGGCTTATATAGCTGGAAAAATGAAAACGAAAACTTTGGTTTTCTACTTTCAGCAGCAGTATCAGAAACAAGCTATCAACGTAACGGTATTGAATCATTAGTGGGTTGGGGTGATATCGTTCCTACTACATTTGAACAAGACCGTGAACGAACAGCGATTAACGGTGCATTGCAATATAGTCCGACAGATAACTTAAACTTTGGTTTAGATTTTATGAGTCTGGATATGCAAGCAAATAATGCCAATACGTCGTTATTTGTTATGTTCCCAGATGATAAAGATGAAGCGTGTGAACAGCGTAATTCTTTAGGGACTTGTACTTTCTATCGTCGTGATGGTAATGGCGCAAATCCTGGTTGGGCACAAACCTGGGCTCGTCAAGCAAGCATGGATTCAAATACTTACGATTTCAATTTCGATTACGAAAATGACAATTTTAAAGTTGAAGGTCGAATAGGTAATACTAAGTCTGAAGGTGGTACAGAACTTACATCTAACTATGGTTTCTGGTTAGGCGAAGCAGCTGATTATGCCGGTACTTATGATGCGACTGGTGAAGTCATTAAAATTGATGTCGCTAATAAAAACTTCACAGCTGATGACTTTGGTGGCCAATTGTCTCCTGCAGGTTGGGCTCTGAAAAAGCAGCCAAACTCTGATGAAGAAACTTATGCTCAACTTGATTTTACCATTCCAACTGATTTAGGTGCTATTACAGCAATTAAAACAGGTGTGCGTTATGCCGATCATGATGTATCACAAGAGACTATCCCTGCAATAGTTAGCGCTGACGTAGCTTCGAAAGATGCGTCTGCTTATTATAATGGCCAAATTTCATCGGGTGCAGGTTATACATTACCTAAGCCGGATATGGATGCCATGTTAAAAGATGCTAAAGCAGCTATTGATGGTTTCTCTAAAGAAGGTACTGTTTACAAATCGGGTTACGGCACCATTAATGAAGAAAACCTATCTTTATATTTAATGGCTAATTTCGAAGCTGACGGTATGCGCGGTAACTTCGGTTTACGCTATATTTCAACTGATGCGACGTCTGATTATTTTGCACTACAAGCAGATGGTTCATATGCTGATAATTTAAGTACTGCTGATGCAAGTTACAGTGATGTATTGCCAAGTGTGAACATTGCGTTTGATGTTGCACCTGACGTCATTATTCGTACTTCAGCATCACAAGTGATTTCACGTCCTAACTATGCTGATATGTTTGCTTCATCATCTTTAGTAGGTTATCAAGATGGCACCGCAGGCAACGAAGTGGTTAATACTGGTAATATTTCTCTTGAACCATTTAAAGCTACTCAAGCCGATTTAGGTGTTGAATGGTACTTTAGTCCAGACGGTTTAATGGGCGTATCTTACTTTATTAAAGATGTTAGCTCGTTTGTTACTTCTGCACAGACACTAGATGAAAGTATTGGTATTACTGACCCTGATTCTGGTGAGGATAGCTGGACTGTATCGAGCAAGAAAAATGGTACTGGCGGTCAAATCCAAGGTATTGAGCTGCAAATTCAAGATGGTTTTGATAACGGCTTTGGTTACTCAGCGAACTATACTTTTGCTGATTCAGATGCCTCTGCTGAAAACTACCCTGACGAAGTTAGCGTGTTCTCTGACTCTTCTAAGCATACAGTTAACTTAGTCGGTTACTACGAGATGGAAGACTTCTCTGCTCGTGTTGCTTATAACTGGCGCAGTGAGTACATGATGCGCGAATTACCAGGTTTCTACGGTAACCGTGAACATCAAGATTTCGGAACACTTGATTTAAGTGCTAGCTACAACATTACTGATTACTTAGGTATCACGTTTGAAGTGGTTAACTTACTTGAAGAAGACAGTGTTCAACTAGGTGTTGCACCTGATGATGCTGAAGTTAAGCCTGAGCTTAAAGGTGGTTACCCAGCTTGGAGCTTTGAAGGTGAAGCACGTTATAAGTTAGGTCTGAACTTACGTTTCTAA
- a CDS encoding LacI family DNA-binding transcriptional regulator → MKVTINDVAKHAGVSIKTVSRVTNKESSVRQATIDKVNAAISELNYQPNLAARNLASTKSYVIGFIYDNPNAYYVIDMQNGILSACQDKGYELLIHPCDATSASICDELTTMVRHSRLSGLVLTPPMSEDPKILAALNEINANYVRIVAGDKTDELNGLTVLVDDKHGALEITQHLIDIGHSDIGFLSGDEQHESTKERLSGFKSALTNNKLAINDNWILEGKYSFESGVEGANKLISLPNRPTALVACNDEIAAGALFAARLAGLDIPKDLSIVGFEDSPFSRQTWPKLTTVHQPNVKIAKVATELLIANSKQSVEKKSMVFTPEPVIRDSSSKP, encoded by the coding sequence ATGAAAGTAACAATAAATGATGTAGCCAAACATGCCGGTGTCTCTATTAAGACGGTTTCCCGAGTGACCAACAAAGAATCCTCGGTTAGACAAGCGACCATAGATAAAGTTAATGCCGCTATTAGCGAACTTAACTATCAACCTAATCTAGCAGCAAGAAATTTGGCTAGTACCAAGTCATATGTAATAGGGTTCATTTATGATAACCCCAATGCTTACTATGTCATTGATATGCAAAATGGTATTCTTTCAGCCTGCCAAGATAAAGGTTATGAGTTGCTAATTCATCCATGTGACGCGACTTCGGCATCAATTTGCGATGAGCTAACCACAATGGTCAGGCACTCTCGTCTTTCAGGGTTAGTCTTAACTCCCCCTATGTCCGAAGATCCTAAGATACTCGCAGCCTTAAATGAAATTAATGCTAACTATGTTCGTATTGTTGCTGGCGATAAGACCGATGAATTAAATGGCCTAACGGTTTTAGTGGATGATAAACACGGCGCACTAGAAATTACCCAACACTTAATTGATATAGGCCATTCTGATATTGGTTTTTTAAGTGGTGATGAGCAACATGAATCAACTAAAGAGCGTTTAAGCGGCTTTAAAAGTGCTTTAACTAATAATAAGTTAGCCATTAACGATAACTGGATTTTAGAGGGGAAGTATTCATTTGAATCAGGTGTTGAAGGGGCTAACAAGTTAATTAGCTTACCTAATCGCCCCACCGCTTTAGTCGCTTGTAATGATGAAATAGCTGCTGGCGCTTTATTTGCAGCGCGTTTAGCGGGCTTGGATATACCAAAGGACTTATCTATTGTTGGTTTTGAGGATAGCCCTTTCTCCCGTCAAACCTGGCCTAAATTAACCACGGTACATCAGCCCAATGTTAAAATTGCAAAAGTAGCGACTGAATTATTGATTGCAAACAGCAAACAATCTGTTGAGAAAAAGTCGATGGTATTTACTCCAGAACCCGTTATTAGAGACTCATCGAGTAAGCCTTAA
- a CDS encoding P-II family nitrogen regulator codes for MKKVEAIIKPFKLDDVRESLAEIGITGMTVSEVKGFGRQKGHTELYRGAEYMVDFLPKVKIELVIQDEQLDQAIEVIVDTARTGKIGDGKIFVTDVERVIRIRTGEENEEAV; via the coding sequence ATGAAAAAAGTAGAAGCCATTATTAAACCATTTAAACTTGATGATGTGCGCGAGTCACTTGCGGAAATTGGCATTACAGGTATGACTGTGTCAGAGGTTAAAGGCTTTGGTCGTCAAAAGGGTCACACAGAATTGTATCGTGGCGCTGAATATATGGTTGATTTCTTGCCTAAAGTTAAAATCGAACTTGTTATTCAGGACGAACAATTGGATCAAGCAATTGAGGTTATTGTGGATACAGCTAGAACCGGTAAAATTGGTGATGGCAAGATCTTTGTAACTGATGTTGAGCGTGTTATTCGTATCCGTACTGGCGAAGAAAACGAAGAAGCAGTTTAA
- a CDS encoding GspH/FimT family pseudopilin, which translates to MNIQYYRRGFNLVELMTSITIFGLLSVIAFPSFKSLQQQFRVDSNLRTIQQSMLFARNVAINYGTRVTVCPLVDGKCGGKWNQGFSVFTDSKTINQLNENDVVMLEVSQFHEEDIIQYNRLALRYQPDGLASGTNGTLTYCPESIDNPFSKALIVNQAGKVRYSTKKLITCKP; encoded by the coding sequence ATGAATATTCAATATTATCGCCGTGGCTTTAATTTAGTCGAATTAATGACCTCTATTACAATATTCGGTTTGCTCTCAGTAATTGCATTTCCCTCATTTAAATCTTTGCAACAACAATTCAGGGTTGATAGCAACCTTCGAACTATTCAACAATCGATGCTGTTCGCACGAAATGTAGCAATTAATTACGGAACTAGAGTCACGGTATGCCCTCTTGTTGACGGTAAATGTGGTGGGAAGTGGAATCAAGGGTTTTCAGTTTTTACTGACTCAAAAACAATTAATCAACTTAATGAAAATGATGTCGTTATGCTTGAAGTGAGTCAGTTTCATGAAGAAGACATAATTCAATACAATAGACTTGCACTTCGATATCAACCAGATGGTTTGGCCTCTGGAACTAATGGAACGTTAACATATTGCCCAGAGTCAATAGACAACCCATTCTCGAAAGCGCTAATTGTAAATCAAGCCGGCAAGGTTAGATACTCAACAAAAAAGCTTATTACCTGCAAACCATAA
- a CDS encoding GspH/FimT family pseudopilin, translated as MKHDLKGFTLVELMVTVAIAAILLTVGVPSLVSLYEGQRANSNISKINSSIQFARSQAVSYGSRVSICPFNGTSCDSDWTNGFSVFIDNGALGSLDSTNGIQDTVLRTVDSFDSNDFITSSLTRYTFNADGLMNLSQTGNIIYCPGDKTNPDSKGFTIGVSGRISTIETSVSCQ; from the coding sequence ATGAAACATGATTTAAAAGGGTTTACGCTTGTTGAATTGATGGTTACCGTGGCAATTGCAGCAATATTACTCACAGTCGGTGTTCCCTCATTAGTTTCTCTATATGAGGGGCAAAGGGCTAACAGTAACATCAGTAAAATTAATTCAAGTATCCAATTTGCCCGTAGCCAAGCAGTCAGTTATGGCAGTAGAGTATCAATATGCCCGTTCAACGGAACAAGTTGTGATTCAGATTGGACCAATGGTTTCAGTGTTTTTATTGATAATGGTGCTCTAGGTTCGTTGGATAGTACTAACGGAATTCAAGATACTGTACTAAGAACTGTTGATAGCTTTGACAGCAATGATTTTATCACTTCATCATTAACTCGATATACATTTAATGCAGACGGCCTAATGAACCTCAGTCAAACAGGCAATATCATATACTGCCCAGGCGATAAAACTAATCCTGATTCTAAAGGGTTTACAATTGGAGTATCTGGAAGAATATCCACCATAGAAACCTCTGTTAGTTGTCAGTAA
- a CDS encoding TapY2 family type IVa secretion system protein — translation MIRLIICFFCVLLSSAIIAEEQETTSTYKCYIETSYGNDLALFTWFPSKQVQAQASILTQKVSTVSGKRAVVRGIEQCVLTDAVFKSKDAQKLDEEISSY, via the coding sequence ATGATTCGGTTAATTATCTGTTTTTTTTGTGTTTTACTTAGTTCAGCTATTATTGCAGAAGAGCAAGAAACAACCAGTACGTATAAATGTTATATAGAAACTAGCTATGGTAATGATTTAGCCTTGTTTACTTGGTTTCCAAGTAAACAAGTACAGGCACAAGCATCTATTTTGACACAAAAAGTCAGTACAGTTTCAGGAAAACGAGCAGTCGTTAGAGGAATTGAGCAATGTGTGTTAACTGATGCAGTATTCAAATCCAAAGATGCACAAAAACTGGATGAAGAGATCAGTTCTTATTAA
- a CDS encoding type IV pilin protein: protein MTKNNGFTLIELMIAVVIVGILSSIAYPSYTQFVAKAARADGLAGLMDVANRQEQYYLDNRKYTADMTKLGLSADPWVVDNQYYSIDAVVVNNTDFTLTASAKGTQVTRDPSCISITLNSTGTKLPQECWK, encoded by the coding sequence ATGACAAAGAATAATGGTTTTACTTTAATTGAGCTCATGATAGCTGTTGTTATTGTGGGGATCTTGTCTTCTATTGCTTACCCTAGTTACACTCAATTTGTAGCTAAAGCTGCAAGAGCAGATGGTTTGGCGGGATTAATGGATGTTGCAAACAGGCAAGAGCAATATTATTTAGATAATCGAAAATATACAGCAGACATGACCAAGTTAGGTTTAAGCGCAGATCCTTGGGTTGTCGATAATCAATATTATTCAATTGATGCAGTTGTTGTTAATAACACCGATTTTACGTTAACAGCATCGGCCAAAGGAACACAGGTTACAAGAGATCCAAGTTGTATTTCTATAACATTAAATTCAACCGGTACAAAATTACCACAGGAGTGTTGGAAATGA